The proteins below come from a single Polynucleobacter sp. MWH-UH23A genomic window:
- a CDS encoding exostosin family protein, whose protein sequence is MNTPILVSPNTINAALETWFIQNIVFEGAPYFPGGYPNLLIDELAIYVELYEIDTSIIRRLKSLGKKVVLYHMGDELADKNIFAYSQCDLVIRNYYFTQIIKPLSNPKILWAPNGFRTGVGPRPAQTTKLGSHRRHLASFLGWLSNSNSYNNERKKFSDSAASCQPLLNLLGSTGFSNGYNVGLYSATMEDSIFTPCPAGNSPETIRLYDALECGCIPISLNHDFLRSPQALAAIGAPPFPILENWSDLPDFLKLQKDLLACDPEKINVLQKNCVNWWTDYKKYINSTIANELKNLRNKN, encoded by the coding sequence ATGAATACCCCTATCCTCGTTAGCCCCAATACCATCAATGCTGCTTTAGAAACATGGTTTATACAAAATATAGTATTCGAGGGAGCCCCCTATTTTCCTGGGGGCTATCCTAATTTGCTAATTGATGAGTTAGCAATTTATGTAGAACTTTATGAGATTGACACAAGCATCATCAGGCGCCTCAAATCCCTGGGGAAAAAAGTGGTGCTTTATCACATGGGTGATGAGCTAGCAGATAAGAATATTTTTGCTTACTCGCAATGCGATTTAGTGATTCGAAATTACTACTTCACACAAATCATCAAACCCCTAAGTAACCCTAAAATTCTCTGGGCCCCCAATGGCTTCAGAACAGGCGTTGGCCCCAGACCTGCACAAACTACCAAATTAGGTTCCCACCGAAGGCATCTTGCCTCTTTTTTGGGGTGGTTGAGTAATTCGAATTCTTACAATAACGAACGAAAAAAATTTTCAGATTCAGCCGCAAGTTGTCAGCCACTACTTAACCTCTTGGGATCAACAGGGTTTTCAAATGGTTACAACGTCGGGCTGTACTCGGCTACGATGGAAGACAGTATTTTTACGCCTTGTCCCGCAGGTAACTCACCAGAAACCATTCGACTTTATGACGCACTGGAATGCGGATGTATTCCTATTTCGCTCAATCATGATTTTCTTCGCTCTCCACAAGCATTGGCCGCCATTGGAGCCCCGCCATTTCCGATTCTAGAAAACTGGAGTGATCTTCCAGATTTTTTAAAGCTGCAAAAAGACCTCCTTGCTTGTGATCCCGAAAAAATTAACGTTCTACAAAAGAACTGCGTCAACTGGTGGACAGATTATAAAAAATATATAAATAGCACCATTGCAAATGAGCTCAAAAACCTGCGCAATAAAAATTAG
- a CDS encoding putative nucleotide-diphospho-sugar transferase — MTTASLAIVSGYVSKPGSGRKPRWLKSVKKNHQNYASKHGYAYIFREDFACSASNTSAHEPFYVGTWSKPTFILDLLNQGYEYVFWIDSDSIFTNFKIGFDDLIRTQKDLIFSGDAYDVCNAGHLLFRNSDFSKAFLEKWDETRFFNYRDSGSAADGFWITADGYGISDQANLNALLSKNIETSLDLLEGFNAINGYPENPLRKHRDWQKLYSPKTPNYCDQILRDLIRPDLHANVLVVNQRRLNAYPKSICGEARYQPRDPLVHFVSDTKDYLVKANIISLLLMSYGIYITPFIYTYPFLQPIVALKNRFKQIKRKMIRRIKSFISS, encoded by the coding sequence ATGACAACTGCAAGTTTGGCGATTGTATCGGGATATGTTTCTAAGCCGGGGTCTGGACGCAAGCCAAGATGGCTTAAGTCGGTCAAAAAGAATCATCAGAACTATGCGTCAAAACATGGATATGCATATATATTTCGTGAAGATTTTGCTTGCTCTGCCTCAAATACATCTGCACATGAACCTTTTTATGTTGGAACTTGGTCAAAACCAACATTTATATTAGATTTATTAAATCAAGGATATGAGTATGTTTTTTGGATTGATTCTGATTCGATATTTACCAACTTTAAAATTGGATTTGACGATTTAATTCGCACTCAGAAGGATTTGATTTTTTCTGGAGATGCGTACGATGTCTGCAATGCTGGACATCTCTTATTCAGAAATTCTGATTTTTCTAAAGCTTTCTTAGAAAAATGGGATGAGACACGGTTCTTTAATTATCGAGATAGTGGATCTGCCGCAGATGGATTTTGGATTACTGCAGATGGATACGGTATTAGCGATCAAGCAAATTTGAACGCATTGCTTAGTAAAAATATAGAAACTAGTTTAGATTTACTCGAAGGATTTAATGCGATTAATGGCTATCCTGAGAATCCTTTGAGAAAGCATCGCGATTGGCAAAAGTTATATAGTCCAAAAACTCCAAATTATTGCGATCAGATTTTGCGAGACTTAATTCGCCCAGATCTGCATGCCAATGTGCTGGTTGTGAATCAGCGGCGCTTGAATGCCTACCCTAAATCTATTTGTGGGGAGGCGCGATATCAACCGAGAGATCCGTTGGTACATTTTGTCTCTGATACAAAGGATTATTTAGTAAAAGCCAACATCATCTCATTGTTACTCATGAGTTATGGAATTTACATCACACCTTTTATTTATACTTACCCATTTTTACAGCCTATAGTAGCTCTAAAAAATCGCTTTAAACAGATTAAGCGAAAAATGATTCGAAGAATAAAATCATTTATTTCCTCATGA
- a CDS encoding ABC transporter ATP-binding protein: MAIFTSFSEVLSIGSAIPFLGAITNPDSILRNPYLHQLFEMLGITRSDQLLLPLTLSFGIATLIACAMRLSLLWSTTRLSHAVGADLSIDIYRKTLYQPYSIHCSRNTSEVITGISVKANSAIGVLTNTLNLFSAIIILSSIALALMFFNPIAAISIFLGFGLIYLGVIFFTRSKQLLYSQQIAHESTAVIKTLQEGLGGIRDVLIDGSQAAYTQIYSQSDLRLRHAQGSNSFISASPRYLVEAFGVILLAGMAYFLALRTGGLGGAVPVLGVLALGAQRMLPLLQQAYGSWAGIRGEQISLRDALDFLDQPLPDYLLRADFKPLVFKDKIELVNLSFRYGPDSPWVIKDLNMIVKKGERIGFIGATGSGKSTLMDLVMGLIQATTGLIKIDEVIVSLENNRSWQAHIAHVPQAIFLADSSVAENIAFGVPVDQIDLDRVKNAAKRAQIDQIIEGWVSGYNTRVGERGIRLSGGQRQRIGIARALYKNADIIIFDEATSALDGETELAVMEAIETLSDDLTIMIIAHRVSTLRSCSRIVELGQCGYRIMSYQDILQP; encoded by the coding sequence TTGGCCATATTTACTTCATTTTCAGAAGTTTTGAGCATTGGATCTGCGATCCCTTTTCTGGGGGCTATTACGAACCCTGACTCAATACTTCGCAACCCATACTTACATCAATTATTTGAAATGCTCGGCATTACTCGTTCGGACCAGCTTTTATTGCCTTTAACATTGAGTTTTGGTATTGCAACCCTCATCGCCTGTGCTATGCGTTTATCACTTCTATGGTCAACCACGCGTTTATCACATGCCGTTGGTGCTGATTTGAGCATCGACATATACAGAAAGACACTCTATCAACCATATTCTATACATTGCTCACGCAATACAAGCGAGGTTATCACGGGGATTTCTGTTAAAGCCAATAGTGCGATTGGTGTATTGACGAATACCCTAAATTTATTTAGTGCAATCATCATCCTTTCTAGCATTGCATTGGCATTAATGTTTTTTAATCCTATTGCTGCAATATCAATATTTTTAGGCTTTGGATTAATTTATTTGGGCGTTATATTTTTCACAAGAAGTAAGCAGTTGCTATATAGTCAACAAATTGCACATGAATCAACAGCTGTTATTAAAACTTTGCAAGAGGGTTTGGGCGGTATTCGAGATGTTTTAATCGATGGGTCTCAAGCTGCTTATACACAAATTTATAGTCAGTCTGATTTACGTTTGCGACATGCTCAAGGCAGTAATAGCTTTATTAGTGCTAGTCCAAGATATCTTGTGGAGGCCTTTGGGGTAATTTTATTGGCGGGTATGGCCTACTTTTTGGCTTTAAGGACTGGTGGGTTGGGTGGTGCCGTTCCTGTTCTTGGTGTTCTGGCCCTTGGCGCTCAACGAATGTTGCCGTTGTTACAGCAGGCATATGGTTCCTGGGCTGGTATTCGTGGTGAGCAGATTTCGCTTAGAGATGCTTTGGATTTTTTAGATCAGCCGCTACCGGATTATTTATTGAGGGCTGACTTTAAGCCGCTTGTATTCAAAGATAAAATTGAACTGGTAAACCTATCTTTTCGATATGGCCCCGATTCTCCTTGGGTAATAAAAGATCTCAATATGATTGTAAAAAAAGGGGAGAGAATTGGCTTTATAGGTGCAACGGGTTCAGGAAAAAGTACCTTAATGGACTTAGTGATGGGGTTAATTCAGGCTACTACTGGCTTGATTAAAATTGATGAAGTCATAGTTTCCCTAGAAAACAATAGATCTTGGCAGGCTCACATTGCGCATGTCCCGCAAGCAATATTTTTGGCCGATTCCTCTGTAGCAGAGAATATTGCTTTTGGCGTTCCCGTGGATCAAATTGATTTAGATCGCGTCAAAAATGCTGCAAAACGAGCCCAAATTGATCAAATTATTGAGGGGTGGGTTAGTGGATATAATACTCGTGTGGGTGAGAGGGGTATACGCCTTTCGGGTGGCCAGAGACAGCGAATTGGAATTGCAAGGGCTCTATACAAAAACGCCGATATCATTATTTTTGATGAGGCTACCAGCGCTTTAGATGGTGAAACTGAATTGGCTGTGATGGAGGCGATAGAAACCTTAAGTGATGATCTGACCATCATGATTATTGCTCATCGCGTTAGCACCTTGAGAAGTTGTTCGAGAATTGTTGAGCTTGGTCAATGCGGCTACCGCATCATGTCTTATCAGGACATTTTGCAGCCTTAA
- a CDS encoding SDR family oxidoreductase — protein sequence MRVLVTGACGYKGHVLVPKLLARGYKVVAFDLQWFGNFLEQHQNLKVVKGDVRDIDSISLGGIDCIIHLSSIANDPCGDLNPKLTWEVSALATMQLADKAKRQGVKRFIYASSGSVYGVKEEPQVIEELDLKPISEYNKTKMVGERVLLSYQNDMVVQVVRPATVCGYSPRMRLDVSVNLLTMQALSRGKITVFGGNQVRPNIHIDDITDVYLHLIDHPECTGIYNAGFENISILDIAKLVTKYLPVEISITESNDPRSYRINSDKLLATGYKPKKTVDDAIHEIIQHYHAGVLKDEDRYYNLKWMQQEALF from the coding sequence ATGAGAGTATTGGTAACTGGCGCTTGTGGCTATAAGGGGCATGTATTGGTGCCAAAGCTTTTGGCTCGGGGATATAAAGTAGTTGCCTTTGATTTACAGTGGTTTGGTAACTTTCTGGAGCAACATCAAAATCTAAAGGTTGTTAAAGGAGATGTTCGTGATATCGATAGCATCTCTTTAGGGGGTATTGATTGCATTATTCACCTATCTTCGATTGCAAATGATCCTTGTGGTGATTTGAATCCAAAATTAACTTGGGAGGTTAGCGCACTTGCAACCATGCAATTAGCTGATAAAGCAAAGCGTCAGGGTGTTAAACGCTTTATATATGCATCATCTGGCAGTGTGTATGGCGTTAAAGAAGAGCCTCAGGTTATTGAGGAGTTGGATTTAAAGCCAATTTCAGAATATAACAAAACTAAAATGGTCGGCGAGAGGGTTTTGTTAAGTTATCAAAATGATATGGTTGTTCAAGTTGTTCGTCCCGCAACTGTTTGCGGTTATTCGCCAAGAATGCGCTTGGATGTATCTGTTAATTTGCTTACTATGCAGGCATTATCAAGAGGGAAAATAACTGTATTTGGAGGCAATCAAGTGCGTCCAAATATACATATTGATGATATAACCGATGTGTACTTACACTTAATTGATCATCCTGAATGCACTGGCATTTATAACGCTGGATTTGAAAATATTTCTATACTCGATATTGCAAAATTGGTAACAAAATATCTACCGGTTGAAATTAGTATTACAGAGTCTAATGATCCTCGATCCTATCGGATTAATTCAGATAAGTTGTTGGCTACTGGTTATAAGCCAAAGAAAACAGTTGATGACGCTATTCACGAAATAATTCAGCATTATCATGCTGGGGTATTAAAGGATGAGGATCGTTATTACAACTTAAAGTGGATGCAGCAGGAGGCTCTTTTTTGA
- a CDS encoding SIS domain-containing protein, with translation MSSFITESRDYLARLNYACEKIPLHSVEVLADAMRNAWHDKRQVFIFGNGGSAGNAIHLANDFIFGVSRKFGSGLRIHALSANPAVITCLANDIGYENIFAYQLGLMSNPGDIVIALSGSGNSPNIVKALQYAAEADLQTFAILGFSGGKSLGLAKNPIHVPVDDMQISEDLQIIIGHMLMQYLYALSQAKEL, from the coding sequence TTGAGCTCTTTTATTACTGAAAGCAGGGATTATTTGGCTCGCCTAAATTATGCTTGCGAGAAAATACCTCTTCATAGTGTTGAAGTCTTAGCTGATGCCATGAGAAATGCTTGGCATGATAAGCGTCAAGTTTTTATTTTTGGTAATGGCGGTTCAGCGGGGAATGCAATTCACTTGGCCAATGATTTCATTTTTGGGGTTTCTAGAAAGTTTGGATCTGGTTTGCGGATTCACGCTCTCTCAGCCAATCCTGCGGTAATTACCTGCCTTGCAAATGATATAGGGTATGAAAATATCTTTGCTTATCAACTTGGCCTCATGAGTAATCCAGGCGATATTGTGATCGCACTTAGCGGTAGCGGTAATTCGCCTAATATTGTTAAGGCATTGCAGTATGCTGCAGAGGCGGATCTCCAGACTTTTGCAATTCTTGGGTTTTCAGGCGGGAAAAGTTTGGGACTGGCAAAGAATCCAATACACGTTCCTGTTGACGATATGCAGATATCGGAGGACTTGCAAATTATTATTGGCCATATGTTGATGCAGTATTTATACGCATTGAGCCAAGCAAAAGAACTATGA
- a CDS encoding zinc-binding dehydrogenase, with translation MNLPRRTKAAILVAQKRPLEIVEIDLPRSLDVGQVLVELSYSGICGSQLGEIDGVKGADDWLPHLLGHEGSGVVLQIGPGVRHVNPGDFVILHWKPSKGIESNTPKYQWGSQVVNGGWVTTFNEHAVVSENRLTKIDASVDLMTAALYGCAVTTGFGVIDNRAQVKLGENIVVFGSGGIGLNIIQAARLAGANQVIAVDLYDNRLELSRHCGATELINSATQDPWSVIKSLLGDQDLDVFIDNTGNHEIISKGYEMISSRGRVVLVGVPKKGARTSIDTLPLHFGKSIAGTHGGEAVPHKDIPRYMNLFDSRNIDLGQLISEVKSLEHINEMISHMRDGTSAGRCLIKF, from the coding sequence ATGAATTTGCCCCGTAGAACCAAAGCTGCGATTTTAGTGGCTCAAAAAAGACCTCTAGAGATTGTTGAAATTGATCTACCACGGAGCCTTGATGTTGGGCAAGTTCTTGTTGAGCTTTCTTATAGTGGTATTTGTGGTTCTCAATTAGGTGAGATTGACGGTGTTAAGGGGGCAGATGATTGGCTTCCTCACTTACTTGGTCATGAGGGTAGCGGTGTTGTTTTGCAAATTGGTCCGGGGGTAAGGCATGTTAATCCCGGAGATTTTGTCATTTTGCATTGGAAGCCCTCAAAGGGAATTGAGTCGAATACACCAAAATATCAATGGGGAAGCCAAGTAGTAAATGGCGGTTGGGTTACAACCTTTAACGAGCATGCCGTTGTTTCAGAAAATCGCCTGACTAAAATTGATGCTAGCGTGGATTTAATGACTGCAGCATTGTATGGTTGCGCGGTAACTACTGGTTTTGGTGTCATCGATAATCGGGCTCAAGTTAAGCTTGGAGAGAACATAGTGGTATTTGGGTCTGGCGGTATTGGACTTAATATTATTCAAGCTGCTAGGCTGGCAGGGGCAAATCAAGTAATTGCTGTTGATTTATATGATAATCGTCTGGAATTGTCTCGGCATTGCGGTGCTACAGAATTAATCAATTCAGCCACACAAGATCCATGGAGTGTAATTAAATCTTTATTAGGCGACCAGGATTTAGATGTTTTTATCGATAACACAGGAAATCATGAAATTATCTCCAAGGGTTATGAAATGATATCCTCTAGAGGTCGCGTTGTGCTTGTGGGTGTGCCCAAAAAAGGGGCGAGAACTTCTATAGATACTCTCCCTTTGCACTTTGGAAAGTCAATTGCCGGAACTCATGGAGGAGAAGCAGTGCCGCATAAAGATATTCCTCGATATATGAATCTATTTGATTCGAGGAATATTGATCTCGGCCAGTTAATTTCAGAGGTAAAAAGTCTAGAGCATATTAACGAAATGATTTCTCATATGCGTGATGGTACTTCAGCTGGTCGTTGCTTGATAAAGTTTTAA
- a CDS encoding GDP-mannose 4,6-dehydratase, whose translation MTKILVIGSNSFSGASYCQFALSKGAWVTGISRSEEPVNALLPYKWGDHHQFDFHRLDLNHDLPLIVGLINSVKPDYVVNFAAQSMVAESWLNPEHWYMTNVVSSIKLHNELRKMNFLKRYVHISTPEVYGNCSGFVKEDYPFNPSTPYAASRAAADLSLRTFFQGYQFPVVTTRAANVYGPGQQLYRIIPRTILFMLMNKKIQLHGGGLSTRSFIHIRDVSDATWRIMVNGINGSVYHISTNEVISIRSLVEKICQKLDRNFGDCVEVVGERLGKDSAYHLDSTKLREELDWQDQVTLDQGIDESIMWVRKYFDVLALQEHDYIHKP comes from the coding sequence ATGACAAAGATTTTAGTTATTGGTAGCAATTCTTTTTCTGGTGCAAGTTATTGTCAGTTTGCCTTGAGTAAGGGCGCTTGGGTAACTGGTATCAGTCGATCTGAAGAGCCGGTAAATGCTTTATTACCCTATAAATGGGGTGATCATCATCAATTTGATTTTCATAGATTGGATTTAAACCATGACTTACCTCTGATAGTCGGTTTAATTAATAGTGTTAAGCCAGATTATGTTGTGAATTTTGCGGCACAAAGCATGGTCGCCGAAAGTTGGTTAAATCCCGAGCACTGGTACATGACTAACGTAGTATCAAGCATTAAGCTGCATAATGAGCTAAGAAAAATGAATTTTTTAAAGCGTTATGTTCATATTTCTACTCCAGAAGTTTATGGAAATTGTTCTGGGTTTGTAAAAGAGGATTATCCATTTAATCCGAGCACTCCATACGCAGCCTCTCGTGCAGCTGCTGACTTAAGTCTTCGCACGTTTTTTCAGGGTTATCAGTTCCCTGTTGTAACGACTCGAGCGGCAAATGTTTATGGTCCCGGTCAACAGCTTTATCGCATTATCCCCAGAACAATACTGTTTATGTTGATGAATAAGAAAATTCAACTTCATGGTGGCGGCCTCTCTACTAGATCTTTTATTCATATAAGAGATGTCAGTGACGCAACTTGGAGAATAATGGTGAATGGAATCAATGGAAGTGTCTATCATATCTCTACAAACGAAGTAATTTCTATAAGGTCTCTCGTTGAAAAGATTTGCCAAAAATTAGATAGAAACTTTGGAGATTGCGTTGAGGTAGTTGGAGAGAGGTTAGGTAAAGATTCTGCCTACCACTTAGATAGTACAAAACTGCGCGAAGAGTTGGATTGGCAGGATCAAGTGACGCTTGATCAAGGAATTGATGAGTCAATAATGTGGGTTAGAAAGTATTTTGACGTTTTAGCCTTGCAAGAGCACGATTATATACATAAGCCCTAA